The Antarcticibacterium sp. 1MA-6-2 genome has a window encoding:
- a CDS encoding phosphoribosylpyrophosphate synthetase — protein MNNYNTLSEAINDLQANDYPYDFNLKPECLECASLKIEIRPEDFKVDKTFRFEGMSSTDDNSILYAISSNDGIKGLLVDAYGVYAENISEEMRKKLR, from the coding sequence ATGAACAATTACAACACACTTTCAGAAGCCATAAACGATTTACAGGCAAACGATTATCCCTACGATTTCAATTTGAAGCCTGAATGCTTGGAATGTGCTTCGCTAAAAATTGAAATCCGGCCTGAAGATTTTAAAGTAGATAAAACCTTTCGCTTTGAAGGAATGAGCAGTACCGACGATAATAGCATTTTATATGCTATATCCTCCAATGATGGAATTAAAGGACTTCTGGTAGATGCCTATGGCGTCTATGCCGAAAACATTTCAGAAGAAATGCGAAAAAAATTAAGATAA